Proteins from a genomic interval of Stenotrophomonas sp. 24(2023):
- a CDS encoding rhomboid family intramembrane serine protease has product MFVSLPSRRKAAVRWATPLLFAAVWLAFVWSISRPDDARSSLWLDWGALSTGLTQPRDWWETLKDGSVLRLFTALFLHADWSHLLGNLVFLLIFGLPAERVLGPWRLLLLFLVGGAVSNLVAIYTMGSPDQIIIGASGAVSALIGAYLALFPGARLGVVIPLGLFLEFVRAPAYLLIGVWAGLQVVFAYIGPSFGMVAWWAHIAGFVFGVAYGVYVRAAIARRLRKRHGF; this is encoded by the coding sequence ATGTTCGTTTCCCTCCCCTCGCGCAGGAAAGCCGCGGTGCGCTGGGCCACACCGCTGCTGTTCGCGGCGGTCTGGCTGGCCTTCGTCTGGTCGATCTCGCGACCGGACGACGCCCGCAGCAGCCTCTGGCTGGACTGGGGCGCGCTGTCCACCGGGCTGACCCAGCCCCGGGACTGGTGGGAAACCCTCAAGGACGGCAGCGTGCTGCGGTTGTTCACCGCCCTGTTCCTGCACGCCGACTGGTCGCACCTGCTGGGCAACCTGGTGTTCCTGCTGATCTTCGGCCTGCCCGCCGAGCGCGTGCTGGGGCCCTGGCGCCTGCTGCTGCTGTTCCTGGTCGGGGGGGCGGTATCGAACCTGGTGGCCATCTACACGATGGGCAGCCCGGACCAGATCATCATCGGCGCCAGTGGCGCGGTCTCGGCGCTGATCGGGGCCTACCTGGCCCTGTTCCCCGGCGCACGGCTGGGCGTGGTCATCCCGTTGGGCCTGTTCCTGGAATTCGTGCGCGCCCCGGCCTATCTGCTGATCGGCGTCTGGGCCGGGCTGCAGGTGGTATTCGCCTACATCGGCCCCAGTTTCGGCATGGTGGCCTGGTGGGCACACATCGCCGGGTTCGTGTTCGGCGTGGCCTACGGCGTCTACGTCCGCGCGGCCATTGCCCGGCGCCTGCGCAAGCGGCATGGGTTCTGA
- a CDS encoding outer membrane protein transport protein encodes MQNASTIARLTLLAVGVAGALAAADANAAAFQLKENSAKGLGRAFAGSGSAEGDASIIAVNPAGMRQLDGRMLQGDVSAISFGAKFKGTGRTPAGTPATGGNGGDAGMIAPVPAAYFHMPVGEKAHFGISLTAPFGFKTEYDNGWVGRYSGLKTDLKAIDLGFAASYDVNPYVSFGASVFVEHLTIELSNNIDFGTALLPTRLPIFRPGSHDGTLKVEGDNNAVGYTVGGLFSPDENTHIGISYRSKVEHKITGGDATFTVPGQAAAVLAQVQPGNFISTSGKATVTMPASATLSVTHKINDRWTVMGDVTRTAWKTAFDKVTIDYASSQPDSVLEFGYRDTTFVSLGTDFKLSDTVTLRGGVALDQTPTTDAHRDVRVPDTSRKWLSLGVGWTPSQNTEWNIGYTHLFTSDPNVNIKPSTTNQGNTLTGKYKVRGDVLAASFQYKF; translated from the coding sequence ATGCAGAACGCTTCCACCATTGCCCGCCTCACCCTGCTGGCCGTCGGCGTTGCCGGCGCCCTGGCTGCGGCCGACGCCAACGCCGCCGCCTTCCAGCTGAAGGAAAACAGCGCCAAGGGCCTGGGCCGCGCCTTCGCCGGCTCCGGCAGCGCCGAGGGCGACGCCTCCATCATCGCGGTGAACCCGGCCGGCATGCGCCAGCTCGATGGCCGCATGCTGCAGGGCGACGTCAGCGCCATCAGCTTCGGCGCCAAGTTCAAGGGCACCGGTCGCACCCCGGCCGGCACCCCGGCCACCGGCGGCAACGGCGGCGACGCCGGCATGATCGCCCCGGTTCCGGCGGCCTACTTCCACATGCCGGTCGGTGAAAAGGCCCACTTCGGCATCTCGCTGACCGCACCGTTCGGCTTCAAGACCGAATACGACAACGGTTGGGTGGGTCGCTACAGCGGTCTGAAGACCGACCTGAAGGCCATCGACCTGGGCTTCGCCGCGTCGTATGACGTCAATCCGTACGTGTCCTTCGGTGCGTCGGTGTTCGTCGAACACCTGACCATCGAACTGAGCAACAACATCGACTTCGGTACGGCCCTGCTGCCGACCCGCCTGCCGATCTTCCGCCCGGGCAGCCATGACGGCACCCTGAAGGTCGAAGGCGACAACAATGCCGTGGGTTACACCGTCGGTGGCCTGTTCAGCCCGGACGAGAACACCCACATCGGCATCAGCTACCGTTCCAAGGTCGAGCACAAGATCACCGGCGGCGATGCGACCTTCACCGTGCCGGGCCAGGCTGCCGCCGTGCTGGCCCAGGTGCAGCCGGGCAACTTCATCAGCACCAGCGGCAAGGCCACGGTGACGATGCCGGCCTCGGCCACCCTGAGCGTGACCCACAAGATCAACGACCGCTGGACCGTGATGGGTGATGTCACCCGTACCGCCTGGAAGACCGCGTTCGACAAGGTCACCATCGACTACGCGTCCTCCCAGCCGGATTCGGTGCTGGAGTTCGGCTACCGCGACACCACCTTCGTGTCGCTGGGCACCGACTTCAAGCTGAGCGACACCGTGACCCTGCGTGGCGGTGTGGCCCTGGACCAGACCCCGACCACCGACGCCCATCGTGACGTGCGCGTGCCCGATACCAGCCGCAAGTGGCTGTCGCTGGGCGTGGGCTGGACCCCGTCGCAGAACACCGAATGGAACATCGGTTACACCCACCTGTTCACCAGCGATCCGAACGTGAACATCAAGCCGAGCACCACCAACCAGGGCAACACCCTGACCGGCAAGTACAAGGTGCGTGGCGACGTGCTGGCGGCGTCGTTCCAGTACAAGTTCTGA
- a CDS encoding S41 family peptidase: MRVARTATLLLALLPALSWAQQTAPAAPATGQAASSEEAVTSKVPLEDIRRFVAVYNAVRAAYVDPVDDNKLMQSAVRGLLLDLDPHSTYFNKEDAEAFDEQANGAYEGIGVELQQQPDNSSLKVISPIDDTPAAKAGILAGDLIIAIDGKPISAIDASEPLRGEAGSKVVLTIVRTGREKPFDVSLTRQTIRVTSVRSRMLEPGYGYIRLSTFQADTGADFQKHVQQLQKQAGGQLKGLVLDLRSNPGGLLTAAVQVADDLLEKGNIVSTRGRISISDARFDATPGDLLKGAPVMVLADAGSASASEVLAGALRDNKRARVIGSRTFGKGSVQTVLPLDNGDSVKLTTARYFTPSGKSIQATGIVPDVELKPAPGTADDDLPASLSDYSEATLPGHLRGDDEGAEGYHAGAVLPGDGPINDALAELKNPGSVTARLKAEAAKAEAEKAAKKPAAKAEPKADAKPEPKSEPKPEVKPEPKPEPKPEPAKP; the protein is encoded by the coding sequence ATGCGCGTAGCCCGAACCGCCACCCTCTTGCTGGCCCTGCTGCCGGCGCTGTCCTGGGCGCAGCAGACCGCGCCGGCCGCGCCTGCGACCGGGCAGGCGGCCAGCAGCGAAGAGGCGGTCACCTCGAAGGTGCCGCTGGAAGACATCCGGCGCTTCGTGGCGGTCTACAACGCGGTACGTGCGGCGTATGTCGATCCGGTCGATGACAACAAGCTGATGCAGTCGGCCGTGCGCGGCCTGCTGCTGGACCTGGACCCGCACAGCACCTACTTCAACAAGGAAGATGCGGAGGCGTTCGACGAACAGGCCAATGGCGCCTACGAAGGCATCGGCGTGGAGCTGCAGCAGCAGCCGGACAACAGCAGCCTGAAGGTCATCTCGCCGATCGATGACACGCCGGCGGCCAAGGCCGGCATCCTGGCCGGTGACCTGATCATCGCCATCGACGGCAAGCCGATCAGCGCCATCGATGCCAGTGAGCCGCTGCGGGGTGAAGCCGGCAGCAAGGTGGTGCTGACCATCGTCCGCACCGGCCGCGAGAAGCCGTTCGACGTGTCGCTGACCCGGCAGACGATCCGTGTGACCAGCGTGCGCAGCCGCATGCTGGAACCGGGCTATGGCTACATCCGCCTGAGTACCTTCCAGGCCGACACCGGTGCCGATTTCCAGAAGCACGTGCAGCAGCTGCAGAAGCAGGCCGGTGGCCAGCTCAAAGGGCTGGTGCTTGACCTGCGCAGCAACCCGGGCGGCCTGCTGACCGCGGCGGTGCAGGTGGCCGATGACCTGCTGGAGAAGGGCAACATCGTCAGCACGCGCGGGCGCATCAGCATTTCCGATGCCCGTTTCGACGCGACCCCGGGCGATCTGCTGAAAGGCGCGCCGGTGATGGTGCTGGCCGATGCCGGTTCGGCCAGCGCGTCCGAAGTGCTGGCCGGTGCACTGCGCGACAACAAGCGCGCACGCGTGATCGGCAGCCGTACCTTCGGCAAGGGCTCGGTGCAGACCGTGCTGCCGCTGGACAACGGTGATTCGGTCAAGCTGACCACGGCGCGCTACTTCACGCCCAGTGGCAAGTCGATCCAGGCCACCGGCATCGTGCCGGATGTGGAACTGAAGCCCGCGCCGGGCACCGCCGATGACGATCTGCCGGCGAGCCTGAGCGATTACAGCGAAGCGACCCTGCCGGGCCACCTGCGCGGTGATGACGAAGGCGCCGAGGGCTACCACGCCGGGGCGGTGTTGCCGGGCGATGGCCCGATCAACGATGCCCTGGCCGAACTGAAGAACCCCGGCTCGGTGACGGCACGGTTGAAGGCTGAAGCCGCCAAGGCCGAAGCGGAGAAGGCAGCGAAGAAGCCGGCGGCAAAGGCGGAACCGAAGGCGGATGCCAAGCCGGAACCGAAGAGCGAGCCGAAGCCCGAGGTGAAGCCCGAACCGAAGCCCGAACCGAAGCCCGAGCCGGCCAAGCCGTGA
- the pnuC gene encoding nicotinamide riboside transporter PnuC, giving the protein MNLSDPPFQLELAANIAVAGSILLAGRNNVHTWWMGIVGCGLFALVFERSHLYADMVLQFFFIAISVLGWWQWLRGDHGAPLPITSLRARAWAWLLPLALLATSGYGWMLTRLTHAYAPYIDSAVLVLSVIAQVLMMRRKLESWWVWLLVNTIAVPLYYSRGLHLTSILYIGFWINALVALRHWRHLMRSEVR; this is encoded by the coding sequence ATGAACCTGTCCGACCCTCCCTTCCAGCTCGAGCTGGCCGCCAACATCGCCGTGGCCGGTTCCATCCTGCTGGCCGGCCGCAACAACGTGCACACCTGGTGGATGGGCATTGTCGGCTGCGGGTTGTTCGCGCTGGTGTTCGAACGCTCGCACCTGTACGCGGACATGGTGCTGCAGTTCTTCTTCATCGCCATCAGCGTGCTGGGCTGGTGGCAATGGCTGCGCGGCGACCATGGCGCACCGCTGCCGATCACCTCGCTGCGCGCGCGGGCATGGGCCTGGCTGCTGCCGCTGGCGCTGCTGGCCACCTCCGGCTATGGCTGGATGCTGACCCGGCTCACCCATGCCTATGCGCCCTACATCGATTCGGCGGTGCTGGTGCTGAGCGTGATCGCGCAGGTGCTGATGATGCGGCGCAAGCTGGAATCGTGGTGGGTGTGGCTGCTGGTCAACACCATCGCGGTGCCGCTGTACTACAGCCGCGGCCTGCACCTGACGTCGATCCTGTACATCGGCTTCTGGATCAACGCGCTGGTGGCGCTGCGCCACTGGCGGCATCTGATGCGTAGCGAGGTGCGCTGA
- a CDS encoding peptidoglycan DD-metalloendopeptidase family protein codes for MRDNMLPSRRDNNRVLRGGRLLLLGIALGLALPVPGSAQQNQRDTERKLQKLRNELKGVAQERREIEGQRGQASRQLREADEKVARTGRVLAQTEAALREQSQALADAQRRRDELQGNLAQQRRDLAGLLRASYQLGNHAPLKLLLSQDTVADANRALAYHRYLQRERAERIGTLTADLKELETLQSQIGERQQQLQSTHQQQRQQAASLAADRTARAKTVASLDERFKDKADREKALGQDAQALETLLANLRAAAARAEAERRAAARRAAAEKAAADKAAAQAAAAGRAPPKATKVPPQVASAPAPKVGGLGWPLSGNLLARYGGKLPDGRTSSGVLIGAPAGSTVTAVADGTVVFSDWMTGYGMILIVDHGNGYMSLYAHNDTLLKDAGARIKRGDAVAKVGNSGGQGVTALYFELRRNGQPVNPDSWLQRR; via the coding sequence TTGCGCGACAACATGTTGCCATCACGCCGAGATAACAATCGCGTCCTGCGCGGGGGCCGTCTGCTGCTGTTGGGCATCGCCCTGGGCCTGGCCCTGCCGGTGCCGGGCAGCGCACAGCAGAACCAGCGCGATACCGAGCGCAAGCTGCAGAAGCTGCGCAACGAACTGAAGGGCGTGGCGCAGGAACGGCGTGAGATCGAGGGCCAGCGTGGCCAAGCGTCGCGGCAGCTGCGCGAGGCCGATGAAAAGGTGGCCCGCACCGGCCGCGTCCTGGCCCAGACCGAGGCGGCGCTGCGCGAGCAGAGCCAGGCCCTGGCCGATGCCCAGCGTCGCCGTGATGAACTGCAGGGCAACCTGGCCCAGCAGCGGCGTGACCTGGCCGGGCTGCTGCGGGCGTCCTACCAGCTGGGCAACCATGCGCCGCTGAAGCTGCTGCTGTCCCAGGACACCGTGGCCGATGCCAACCGGGCGCTGGCCTACCACCGCTACCTGCAGCGGGAACGTGCCGAACGCATCGGCACGCTGACCGCCGACCTCAAGGAGCTGGAGACCCTGCAGTCCCAGATCGGCGAGCGCCAGCAGCAGCTGCAGTCCACCCACCAGCAGCAGCGGCAGCAGGCCGCCTCGCTGGCCGCCGACCGCACCGCGCGTGCGAAGACCGTGGCCAGCCTGGACGAGCGTTTCAAGGACAAGGCCGACCGCGAGAAAGCGCTGGGCCAGGATGCGCAGGCGTTGGAAACGCTGCTGGCCAACCTGCGTGCGGCGGCGGCCCGGGCCGAGGCCGAGCGTCGTGCTGCGGCCAGGCGTGCCGCCGCCGAGAAGGCCGCTGCGGACAAGGCGGCGGCCCAGGCGGCTGCCGCAGGCCGCGCGCCGCCGAAGGCCACCAAGGTGCCCCCGCAGGTGGCTTCGGCCCCGGCACCAAAGGTCGGCGGACTGGGCTGGCCGCTGTCGGGCAACCTGCTGGCCCGCTATGGCGGCAAGCTGCCGGACGGCCGCACCAGCAGTGGTGTGCTGATCGGCGCGCCGGCCGGCAGTACCGTCACCGCGGTGGCTGACGGTACGGTGGTGTTCTCCGACTGGATGACCGGCTACGGCATGATCCTGATCGTTGACCACGGCAACGGCTACATGAGCCTGTACGCGCACAACGACACGCTGCTCAAGGATGCCGGCGCGCGCATCAAGCGCGGCGATGCCGTGGCCAAGGTCGGCAATTCCGGTGGACAGGGCGTGACGGCGCTGTATTTCGAACTGCGCCGCAACGGCCAGCCGGTCAACCCGGACAGCTGGCTGCAGCGCCGCTGA
- the putA gene encoding bifunctional proline dehydrogenase/L-glutamate gamma-semialdehyde dehydrogenase PutA, which yields MNAPSSPTHASASPALLSPELPASPTPFRQAITDAWLKDETQHVRELLAQARLPADEQAKVQALAADLVGRVRVRAKDQGAIEAFMRQYDLGSEEGVLLMCVAEALLRIPDQETADKLIRDKLADADWEKHLGGSDSVLVNASTWGLMLTGKLVQINDATRADAPGAFKRLVGRVGEPVVRLAVRQAMKIMGHQFVMGRTISEALARSHKGDNASYRYSFDMLGEGALTMKDALRYLEDYRRAIHAIGGDHKARGGRPDGDVNNAPGISIKLSALYPRYEHAKRERVLADLVPGVLELAQLAKSYGIGCTVDAEEADRLELSLDIIERVFSDASLAGWDGFGVVVQAYQKRTPYTIDHLADMARRNGRRLQVRLVKGAYWDAEIKRAQIEGYPGYPVFTRKQNTDVSYLACAKRLFGHADAIYPMFATHNAHTIAAVRSIAQGGVYEHQKLHGMGDDLYAEVVPADRLSLPCRVYAPVGSHEDLLPYLVRRLLENGANSSFVNRITDERVPITDLIRDPVEMVAAFDSIPHPKIPLPVDLLRSQNHDRKNSMGANLANDNELRALAEQLNAAIKPWAAAPLVPGAAPAGASQPVTNPADTREVVGQWQAADAATVQKALANAVAAQPAWNRTPAASRASILEHAADQLEARMPEFMALCVKEAGKSLPDSVAEVREAVDFLRYYAKQAREQFGHAEKLPSPTGESNELQLHGRGVFVCISPWNFPLAIFLGQVAAALAAGNSVIAKPAEQTNLIGYYAVKLLQDAGVPAEVVQFLPGDGATVGAALTADARVAGVAFTGSTDTARAINRAMAARDAAIGVLIAETGGQNAFIADSSALPEQLVKDAIGSAFTSAGQRCSAARVLFVQDDIADKVMTMLAGAMKELKVGNPGLLSTDVGPVIDADALQILQDHAVRMDREARLIAAAELSAEAANGTFFAPRAYELKDLGQLHKEIFGPVLHVIRWKADQLDAVIDQINATGYGLTLGVHSRIDETVDRIANGVHVGNVYVNRNQIGAVVGVQPFGGQGLSGTGPKAGGPHYLLRFATEKTVTVNTTAAGGNASLLTLGD from the coding sequence ATGAACGCACCTTCGTCCCCTACTCACGCCAGCGCGTCACCGGCGCTGCTGTCACCGGAACTGCCGGCCTCTCCCACCCCGTTCCGCCAGGCCATCACCGATGCCTGGCTGAAGGATGAAACCCAGCACGTGCGCGAACTGCTGGCCCAGGCCCGCCTGCCGGCCGACGAGCAGGCGAAGGTGCAGGCGCTGGCCGCCGACCTGGTCGGCCGGGTGCGCGTGCGCGCCAAGGACCAGGGCGCGATCGAAGCCTTCATGCGCCAGTACGACCTGGGCAGCGAAGAAGGCGTGCTGCTGATGTGCGTGGCCGAAGCCCTGCTGCGCATTCCGGACCAGGAGACCGCCGACAAGCTGATCCGCGACAAGCTGGCCGACGCCGACTGGGAAAAGCACCTGGGCGGCAGCGATTCGGTGCTGGTCAACGCCTCCACCTGGGGCCTGATGCTCACCGGCAAGCTGGTGCAGATCAACGACGCCACCCGTGCCGATGCCCCGGGCGCCTTCAAGCGCCTGGTCGGCCGCGTGGGTGAACCGGTGGTGCGCCTGGCCGTGCGCCAGGCGATGAAGATCATGGGCCACCAGTTCGTCATGGGCCGCACCATCAGTGAAGCGCTGGCGCGCTCGCACAAGGGTGACAACGCCAGCTACCGCTACTCCTTCGACATGCTGGGCGAAGGCGCGCTGACCATGAAGGACGCGCTGCGCTACCTGGAGGACTACCGCCGCGCGATCCATGCCATCGGCGGTGACCACAAGGCACGTGGCGGCCGTCCCGACGGCGACGTCAACAATGCACCGGGCATCTCCATCAAGCTGTCGGCGCTGTACCCGCGCTACGAGCACGCCAAGCGCGAGCGCGTGCTGGCCGACCTGGTGCCGGGCGTGCTGGAACTGGCCCAGCTGGCCAAGAGCTACGGCATCGGCTGCACGGTCGACGCCGAAGAAGCCGACCGCCTGGAGCTGTCGCTGGACATCATCGAGCGCGTGTTCTCCGACGCCTCGCTGGCCGGCTGGGATGGTTTCGGTGTGGTCGTGCAGGCCTACCAGAAGCGTACCCCGTACACGATCGACCACCTGGCCGACATGGCCCGCCGCAACGGCCGCCGCCTGCAGGTGCGCCTGGTCAAGGGCGCCTACTGGGATGCGGAGATCAAGCGCGCGCAGATCGAAGGCTACCCGGGCTACCCGGTGTTCACCCGCAAGCAGAACACCGACGTGTCCTACCTGGCCTGCGCCAAGCGCCTGTTCGGCCATGCCGATGCGATCTACCCGATGTTCGCCACGCACAACGCGCACACCATCGCCGCGGTGCGCAGCATCGCCCAGGGCGGCGTGTACGAGCACCAGAAGCTGCACGGCATGGGCGATGACCTGTACGCCGAAGTCGTGCCGGCCGACCGCCTAAGCCTGCCGTGCCGCGTGTACGCGCCGGTCGGCTCGCATGAGGACCTGCTGCCGTACCTGGTGCGCCGCCTGCTGGAAAACGGCGCCAACTCCAGCTTCGTCAACCGCATCACCGACGAGCGCGTGCCGATCACCGACCTGATCCGCGATCCGGTCGAGATGGTCGCCGCGTTCGATTCGATCCCCCACCCGAAGATCCCGCTGCCGGTCGACCTGCTGCGCAGCCAGAACCACGACAGGAAGAACTCCATGGGCGCCAACCTCGCCAACGACAACGAACTGCGCGCCCTGGCCGAGCAGCTCAACGCCGCCATCAAGCCGTGGGCCGCCGCACCGCTGGTGCCGGGCGCCGCCCCGGCCGGTGCCAGCCAGCCGGTCACCAACCCGGCCGATACGCGCGAGGTGGTCGGCCAGTGGCAGGCCGCCGATGCGGCCACCGTGCAGAAGGCCCTGGCCAATGCCGTAGCCGCGCAGCCGGCCTGGAACCGCACCCCGGCCGCCAGCCGCGCCAGCATCCTGGAACACGCCGCCGACCAGCTCGAAGCGCGCATGCCCGAGTTCATGGCCCTGTGCGTGAAGGAAGCCGGCAAGAGCCTGCCCGACAGCGTTGCCGAAGTGCGCGAAGCGGTCGATTTCCTGCGCTACTACGCCAAGCAGGCGCGCGAGCAGTTCGGCCATGCCGAGAAGCTGCCCAGCCCGACCGGTGAATCCAACGAACTGCAGCTGCACGGCCGTGGCGTGTTCGTCTGCATCAGCCCGTGGAACTTCCCGCTGGCCATCTTCCTGGGCCAGGTCGCCGCCGCGCTGGCGGCCGGCAACAGCGTCATCGCCAAGCCGGCCGAGCAGACCAACCTGATCGGCTATTACGCGGTGAAGCTGCTGCAGGATGCCGGCGTGCCGGCCGAGGTCGTGCAGTTCCTGCCGGGCGACGGCGCCACCGTCGGCGCCGCGCTGACCGCCGATGCGCGCGTGGCCGGCGTGGCCTTCACCGGCTCCACCGACACCGCCCGTGCGATCAACCGCGCGATGGCCGCCCGTGATGCCGCCATCGGCGTGCTGATTGCCGAGACCGGCGGCCAGAACGCGTTCATCGCCGACTCCTCGGCGCTGCCGGAACAGCTGGTCAAGGATGCGATCGGCTCGGCCTTCACCTCCGCCGGCCAGCGCTGCTCGGCCGCACGCGTGCTGTTCGTGCAGGACGACATCGCCGACAAGGTGATGACCATGCTGGCCGGTGCGATGAAGGAACTGAAGGTCGGCAACCCCGGCCTGCTGTCCACCGACGTCGGCCCGGTGATCGACGCCGACGCGCTGCAGATCCTGCAGGACCATGCCGTGCGCATGGACCGCGAAGCCCGCCTGATCGCCGCCGCCGAGCTGTCGGCCGAAGCGGCCAACGGCACCTTCTTCGCGCCGCGCGCCTATGAACTGAAGGACCTGGGCCAGCTGCACAAGGAAATCTTCGGGCCGGTCCTGCACGTGATCCGCTGGAAGGCCGACCAGCTCGATGCGGTGATCGACCAGATCAACGCCACCGGCTACGGCCTGACCCTGGGCGTGCACTCGCGCATCGACGAGACCGTGGACCGCATCGCCAACGGCGTCCATGTCGGCAACGTCTACGTCAACCGCAACCAGATCGGTGCGGTGGTGGGCGTGCAGCCGTTCGGCGGCCAGGGCCTGTCCGGCACCGGCCCGAAGGCTGGCGGCCCGCACTACCTGCTGCGCTTTGCCACCGAAAAGACGGTGACGGTGAACACCACCGCCGCCGGCGGCAACGCCTCGCTGCTGACGCTGGGCGACTGA
- a CDS encoding M28 family metallopeptidase, which translates to MPRKLLLCLAAAAALSACKGQDTPAPAPADGTASTAPAHSFSPEINAADFGELVKTLSSDAFEGRAPGSQGEELTVNYIRDQMQRIGLQPGNGDSWFQDVPMTETTADESTVLKITQGGKTTELKFGTDMVVGTRTGQAEVKVDASDLVFVGYGVDAPEQKWNDYAGQDWKGKTVVMFVNDPGFHVGDETLFDGKRMTYYGRWTYKFEEAARKGAAAALIVHDTAGASYGWDVVKNSWAGPQYDLPAKDDAEPRLPVQGWLSADAAKALFAGAGLDLAQAYKDASKRGFKPVPLKATAAVDLKSQIAQKQSRNVVGVLPGSKRADEAVLYMAHWDHLGKHEGETGDNIYNGAVDNATGVAGILEIAGAMAQQQPKPERSVVFLAVTLEESGLLGSKYYVAHPTFPLDKIAGVINIDAMSVAGRAKDVTVTGFGSSELEDILKPLAAAQGRTLHGEGSVQSGFYFRSDHFNFAKAGVPALYADGGEDLREGGVEAGRKAAEDYGTHRYHSPKDEYDPATWKLDGTVEDLQLMYGVGKELAGGDRWPNWYEGNPFKAARDAMMKDKAPAK; encoded by the coding sequence ATGCCCCGCAAACTTCTTCTGTGCCTGGCCGCCGCGGCCGCGCTCAGCGCCTGCAAAGGCCAGGACACGCCCGCTCCGGCACCGGCCGATGGCACCGCCAGCACCGCCCCGGCCCACAGCTTCTCGCCGGAAATCAACGCTGCCGACTTCGGCGAACTGGTCAAGACCCTGTCTTCGGACGCCTTCGAAGGCCGTGCCCCCGGCAGCCAGGGCGAGGAGCTGACGGTCAACTACATCCGCGACCAGATGCAGCGCATCGGCCTGCAGCCCGGCAATGGCGACAGTTGGTTCCAGGACGTGCCGATGACCGAAACCACCGCCGATGAATCGACGGTGCTGAAGATCACCCAGGGCGGCAAGACCACCGAGCTGAAGTTCGGCACCGACATGGTGGTGGGCACCCGTACCGGCCAGGCCGAGGTGAAGGTCGATGCCAGCGACCTGGTGTTCGTCGGCTACGGCGTGGACGCGCCCGAGCAGAAGTGGAACGACTACGCCGGCCAGGACTGGAAGGGCAAGACGGTGGTGATGTTCGTCAACGACCCCGGCTTCCATGTGGGCGACGAGACACTGTTCGACGGCAAGCGCATGACCTACTACGGGCGCTGGACCTACAAGTTCGAGGAAGCCGCCCGCAAGGGTGCGGCCGCGGCGCTGATCGTGCACGACACGGCCGGCGCCTCCTATGGCTGGGACGTGGTGAAGAATTCCTGGGCCGGCCCGCAGTACGACCTGCCGGCCAAGGATGACGCCGAGCCGCGCCTGCCGGTGCAGGGCTGGCTGAGCGCCGACGCTGCCAAGGCGCTGTTCGCGGGTGCCGGGCTGGACCTGGCCCAGGCCTACAAGGACGCCAGCAAGCGCGGCTTCAAGCCGGTGCCGCTGAAGGCCACCGCCGCGGTGGACCTGAAGAGCCAGATCGCACAGAAGCAGTCGCGCAACGTGGTGGGCGTGCTGCCGGGCAGCAAGCGGGCCGACGAGGCCGTGCTGTACATGGCACACTGGGACCATCTGGGCAAGCACGAGGGCGAGACCGGCGACAACATCTACAACGGTGCCGTCGACAACGCGACCGGCGTGGCCGGCATCCTGGAGATCGCCGGCGCGATGGCCCAGCAGCAGCCCAAGCCGGAGCGTTCGGTGGTGTTCCTGGCCGTGACCCTGGAAGAATCCGGCCTGCTGGGTTCGAAGTACTACGTCGCCCACCCGACCTTCCCGCTGGACAAGATCGCCGGCGTGATCAACATCGATGCGATGTCCGTGGCCGGCCGCGCCAAGGACGTGACCGTGACCGGTTTCGGCAGTTCGGAGCTGGAAGACATCCTCAAGCCGCTGGCGGCTGCACAGGGCCGCACCCTGCACGGTGAGGGATCGGTACAGAGCGGCTTCTACTTCCGTTCGGACCACTTCAACTTCGCCAAGGCCGGCGTGCCGGCACTGTATGCCGATGGCGGCGAAGACCTGCGCGAGGGCGGCGTCGAGGCCGGCCGCAAGGCCGCCGAAGACTACGGCACGCACCGCTATCACAGCCCGAAGGACGAGTACGACCCGGCTACCTGGAAGCTGGATGGCACGGTGGAGGATCTGCAGCTGATGTATGGCGTCGGCAAGGAGCTGGCCGGTGGCGATCGTTGGCCGAACTGGTACGAAGGCAACCCGTTCAAGGCCGCCCGCGACGCGATGATGAAGGACAAGGCCCCGGCCAAGTGA
- a CDS encoding DUF2244 domain-containing protein produces MIEVLPAPDGSGTQLRLRPPRALDARQFILLFAVLTGAMWLVAGLGWLAGNAFAPLFALLYSLLLAAALRALWRSGERQEEIRVVPACVEVIPTAGGSPVFRAHPHWVRLLIDGTRVRLASSGRQVEVGSFLAPAERQMLVEALESLLAASDGGHRRRQGSRQ; encoded by the coding sequence ATGATCGAGGTGCTTCCAGCTCCGGATGGGTCAGGTACGCAACTGCGGCTGCGTCCCCCACGGGCGCTTGATGCCCGGCAGTTCATCCTGTTGTTTGCCGTGTTGACGGGAGCGATGTGGCTGGTGGCCGGCCTGGGCTGGTTGGCCGGCAATGCATTCGCTCCCCTGTTCGCGCTGCTGTACAGCCTCCTGCTGGCAGCCGCGTTGCGTGCCTTGTGGCGCAGCGGCGAACGGCAGGAGGAGATCCGGGTAGTACCGGCGTGTGTGGAGGTCATCCCCACCGCCGGCGGGTCGCCGGTGTTCCGGGCCCACCCGCACTGGGTGCGCCTGCTCATCGACGGCACGAGGGTCCGGCTTGCGTCCAGCGGCCGGCAGGTGGAGGTGGGGAGTTTCCTCGCGCCGGCCGAACGCCAGATGCTCGTAGAAGCACTTGAAAGCTTGCTCGCCGCCAGCGATGGCGGCCACCGACGACGTCAAGGGTCTAGGCAATGA